From the Cryptomeria japonica chromosome 2, Sugi_1.0, whole genome shotgun sequence genome, one window contains:
- the LOC131050560 gene encoding GDSL esterase/lipase At5g03610, translating to MDAMFSHLPFLIIIFCLFAGRGVADKAEALFVFGASYADTGNKDPYNQSINQPWRRPYGLTWPGYPAGRFSSGKIQTDFWGDILGLPAPIAYEMLKSHDCKASAKKMRHGVNFAVGGSGIFRAYGFITVAEQVKQLKELIGGSQGFDSHKLSRSVVLISAAGNDYESLASRNGSIEEMIDLVRPVVSGTIDVVKELYESGLRNFVVSNVDRLGCYPEIGKTSCDSKYDEILALHTRLLKESVESLRSDLRELSIIFSDLVSAFNHIFSNPAQFGLVDLFVPCCAEKGGVQMCGEVDEIGRPLFEVCSNVEERFRWDSGHPTQRGWHAIMSLYSNGAKGDNKTISFIEGAPNVIAWLHSLGFVAYSVPTL from the exons atGGATGCAATGTTTTCTCACCTTCCGTTTCTGATAATCATTTTCTGTTTATTTGCAG GAAGAGGCGTTGCAGACAAGGCTGAAGCGCTGTTTGTGTTCGGAGCATCCTATGCCGACACAGGAAATAAAGATCCATACAATCAAAGCATAAACCAGCCATGGAGAAGGCCATACGGTTTGACCTGGCCTGGCTATCCTGCAGGCAGATTTTCTTCTGGAAAAATTCAGACAGATTTTTGGG GGGATATTTTAGGGCTTCCCGCTCCCATAGCTTATGAGATGCTGAAAAGTCATGACTGTAAAGCAAGTGCAAAGAAGATGAGACACGGAGTGAATTTTGCAGTGGGAGGCAGTGGAATATTTCGAGCCTACGGTTTTATAACAGTAGCAGAACAGGTGAAGCAATTGAAGGAGCTGATAGGAGGAAGTCAGGGGTTCGACTCTCACAAGCTCTCACGGTCTGTAGTTCTTATCTCTGCGGCTGGTAACGACTACGAATCCCTTGCTAGCAGAAACGGCTCCATTGAG GAAATGATCGATCTGGTGAGACCTGTGGTAAGCGGGACAATAGACGTTGTGAAAGAGTTGTACGAAAGCGGGCTTAGGAATTTTGTGGTGAGTAATGTTGATCGCTTAGGGTGCTACCCTGAGATCGGCAAAACATCCTGTGATTCAAAATACGATGAAATTTTAGCTCTTCATACAAGATTATTGAAGGAGAGCGTAGAAAGCCTCAGATCGGATCTTAGGGAATTGTCCATCATATTTTCAGATTTGGTATCTGCATTTAATCATATCTTCTCCAATCCTGCACAATTCG GTTTGGTGGATTTGTTCGTTCCTTGCTGTGCTGAGAAAGGCGGGGTTCAAATGTGTGGAGAGGTGGACGAAATAGGCAGACCATTATTTGAAGTGTGTTCTAACGTAGAGGAAAGGTTCCGCTGGGATTCAGGCCATCCAACACAGAGAGGATGGCATGCGATAATGTCACTGTACAGTAATGGAGCAAAAGGGGACAATAAAACAATCAGTTTTATAGAGGGGGCGCCAAACGTTATTGCTTGGCTACACTCACTTGGATTCGTTGCTTACAGTGTGCCCACACTGTAG